The genomic segment TTCGAGCGCCATACCCACCATTCTGGGATGGAAGGCCAGGGCGTGGAAAAGCTCGCTGTGGCGGGTCATCCGGAACAGCTTCCTCACGCCCAGCTCCCTGGATTCGGGCGTAACCGCTCCGCGGCGTACGGCCGGCTCGATCTGCACCAGTTCCTCCGGGACGTCCGGATACCGGTCCACGATCGCCGTGATCTCGCGCCGGATGGATTCGACTTCGTCCGGGGACAGGAAGGCTTCGGCGATGAAGTAGCCGTCCCGGTCGAAGGTCGATTTCTGCGCTGCTGACAACAGCGTTTCGGCGGTCATGTCTCAGTCCTTCCAGTTGAAGACGACGCCCATCATGTTCTTTTCACGCCTGAATATCATCTCGTAGGCTTCGTTGATCTGACCGTAGTGCATCCGGTGGGTAATCAGGCGCTTCGGTTCCAGCTTGCCCTCGCGCATCAGGTCCAGCGTGAAGCGGCACATGGCGGACCAGTCCCTTCGGTCGCCCCGTTCGGGGGGGAACAGGTAGCCTGCCCGCCCGTTGACCGCGATCAGCGAAATCCCCTTGGCATAGAACCATTCCATGTCCAGGGGATTGAAATCGAGCGGCGGTTCGCCCCGGCCGGGCAGGGCTACGATGCTGACCCGCCCGTTGTCGCGCACGATCTGGCAGGAAGTCCGCAGCGCGGGCCAGGGATTGGCCGTGAGTATGACCAGGTCGACGCCCTCGCCGTGGGTGAAGTCGTCCAGCTTGGCCGCGAGATCGGGATCGTCGTGCATAAAGGTCGCGTCCGCGCCCATGCGCTCGGCCATTTCCATGCGCACCGGGCTGTTCGCGATACCGATCGTCCGCGCGCCGAGGCAGGGTCCGAGCCCTACGGCGCCGAGTCCGAGGACGCCCAGTCCCACGACCGCCACGTTCTCGCCGGGCTGGAACTGCGACTTGTAGTAGCACAGGGCGCTGAGTGTGTACAGGTGGCCGTATACCGCGTCCTCGTCATGTACGCCGTTGGGAACCTTGACGAGCATTTCATCGTCCTTCGCGATGAACTCGGACTGGTGTGGGTACCGGGAGATGACCCGGTCGCCCACGGCAAAATCCTCGACCGCGTCTCCCACGCCGCGTACCACGCCCAGGTTGCTGTCCCCGACCCAGCGCGGAAAATCCGGTGCTCCGGGCACCTGCTCCGCGCCTTCGTAGTTGCCCCGGTCCGTCCCGATCTTTAGCGCCGATATGACGGTCTCGACCCAGAGGTCGTGAGGGCCCAGGTTTTCCGT from the Gemmatimonadota bacterium genome contains:
- a CDS encoding zinc-binding dehydrogenase, producing MKIAMLYGPRDLRIEDHVLDTENLGPHDLWVETVISALKIGTDRGNYEGAEQVPGAPDFPRWVGDSNLGVVRGVGDAVEDFAVGDRVISRYPHQSEFIAKDDEMLVKVPNGVHDEDAVYGHLYTLSALCYYKSQFQPGENVAVVGLGVLGLGAVGLGPCLGARTIGIANSPVRMEMAERMGADATFMHDDPDLAAKLDDFTHGEGVDLVILTANPWPALRTSCQIVRDNGRVSIVALPGRGEPPLDFNPLDMEWFYAKGISLIAVNGRAGYLFPPERGDRRDWSAMCRFTLDLMREGKLEPKRLITHRMHYGQINEAYEMIFRREKNMMGVVFNWKD